From the genome of Thermogutta terrifontis, one region includes:
- a CDS encoding right-handed parallel beta-helix repeat-containing protein: MRAIWYWTTCAAVLLVNSLDIRGEETVIYVSPRGNDAWSGRIESPNQDRSDGPLASLTAARDVIRKLRAEGRLGTFRVRIAPGEYTLSQPLVLEPQDSGTDASPVIYEAQGPEKPRFTGGRRITGWKKQPDGLWTTHIPEVAADQWYFEQLWVNGRRATRARSPNKFYFYVQRKIDHFVDSATGQSVETSNRAFQARREDIAPLFNIPRERLSDVTLVTYHSWETSRSRLAGVDPQQNIVTITAPIPWGFAYWGPNCRYHLENFRAALDEPGEWFLDRDGTLFYYPRPDEDMTTAVVIAPVVPEFVVIAGKPENEKWVEHVTLRGLVFEYSQYILPPEGHANSQAEVTIPAVIMLDGARHVNIEGCEIKHVGISGVWFRRGCTHCRIEKCWLDDLGGGGVKIGEGWGSDLSQPAVQTHHIVCRNNIIHSGGRIHHGAIGVWIGHSGYNEVLHNDISDFYYTGISVGWVWGYKESLAHHNRIEFNRIHHLGWGVLSDMGGVYTLGVSPGTTVSHNVIHDVYSYDQYGRGGWGLYNDEGSSYIEMKNNLVYRTKTGNYHQHYGRENRVENNIFAYSMDGQIQRSRVEEHISFFFERNIVLWDNGPLITAGRINDDLVKFASNLYWNGGREPIDFQGMTLEERQAKGWDVGSIIADPRFRDPEKGDFTLLPDSPAFKIGFVPFDYTQAGLEGDAEWRKIPESFEYPPVEFAPPPPPAPPLVLDESFEFMPAGRPPLEGQAISENRGDAVVVTTERASDGKKSLLLRDAEGLANVFNPHWIVRPNHTNGVTTLRFDVWLGPGALLFHEWRTWDSGPYQVGPSLWIREGRLTVGGKELAKLPLERWITLEIICPVGSSATGKWQLRVVGPDGEARFQDLPVGSQQFKDLTWIGWCSMAQTPTNIYIDRVILQNQVP; this comes from the coding sequence ATGCGTGCCATCTGGTATTGGACAACGTGTGCTGCTGTCTTACTGGTTAATTCGCTGGATATCCGCGGTGAAGAAACCGTCATCTACGTGAGTCCCCGGGGAAACGACGCGTGGTCGGGGAGGATCGAATCTCCGAACCAGGATCGGAGCGACGGTCCGCTGGCCAGTCTCACAGCCGCCCGAGATGTCATTCGCAAACTGAGGGCGGAAGGCCGCTTGGGAACTTTCCGCGTCCGCATCGCGCCGGGGGAATACACCCTCTCCCAGCCGCTGGTGCTGGAACCGCAGGACAGCGGCACGGATGCATCTCCTGTGATTTACGAGGCGCAGGGGCCGGAAAAGCCTCGATTCACCGGCGGCCGCCGCATCACCGGATGGAAAAAACAGCCTGATGGACTGTGGACCACACACATCCCGGAAGTCGCCGCAGACCAGTGGTATTTCGAACAACTGTGGGTCAATGGACGGCGGGCAACCCGCGCGAGAAGTCCCAATAAGTTTTACTTCTACGTGCAGAGAAAGATTGACCATTTCGTGGATTCTGCCACGGGCCAATCGGTGGAAACGAGCAATCGGGCCTTTCAGGCGCGGAGGGAAGATATCGCGCCCCTTTTCAACATCCCTCGGGAAAGGCTCTCTGACGTGACGCTGGTGACCTATCATTCCTGGGAGACTTCGCGATCCCGCCTGGCCGGCGTCGATCCCCAGCAGAACATCGTCACCATCACGGCTCCGATCCCCTGGGGTTTTGCCTACTGGGGGCCGAATTGCCGGTACCATCTGGAAAATTTTCGGGCCGCCCTGGATGAGCCGGGAGAATGGTTTCTCGATCGGGACGGGACCCTCTTTTACTATCCGCGACCGGATGAGGACATGACGACGGCGGTCGTCATCGCCCCTGTCGTTCCCGAGTTTGTCGTCATTGCGGGAAAACCGGAAAACGAGAAGTGGGTCGAGCATGTGACGCTTCGCGGTTTGGTCTTCGAATACAGCCAGTATATCTTGCCGCCGGAAGGTCACGCTAATAGTCAGGCAGAAGTGACGATTCCGGCTGTTATCATGCTGGACGGTGCTCGCCATGTGAATATCGAAGGGTGCGAGATCAAACATGTGGGGATCTCTGGCGTGTGGTTTCGTCGGGGCTGCACGCATTGCCGCATCGAAAAGTGCTGGCTCGATGATTTGGGAGGCGGTGGTGTGAAGATCGGCGAAGGCTGGGGCAGCGATTTAAGCCAGCCCGCGGTGCAAACGCATCATATCGTGTGTCGTAATAATATCATCCACAGTGGCGGTCGCATCCATCACGGGGCGATTGGTGTGTGGATCGGCCACAGCGGTTACAACGAGGTCCTCCACAACGACATCAGCGATTTCTACTACACAGGCATTTCCGTGGGTTGGGTGTGGGGTTACAAAGAATCGCTGGCCCATCACAATCGTATTGAATTCAATCGTATTCACCATCTGGGATGGGGCGTGCTGAGCGACATGGGAGGTGTTTATACCCTGGGTGTTTCGCCGGGGACGACCGTCAGTCATAACGTGATCCATGACGTTTATTCGTATGATCAATACGGTCGCGGCGGTTGGGGTCTGTACAACGACGAAGGTAGTTCATACATCGAGATGAAAAATAATCTCGTCTATCGAACAAAGACGGGCAATTACCATCAGCACTATGGCCGGGAAAACCGAGTGGAGAATAACATCTTTGCGTACAGCATGGATGGACAAATTCAGCGATCCCGCGTGGAGGAGCATATTTCCTTCTTTTTTGAAAGGAATATCGTCCTGTGGGACAACGGCCCCCTCATCACGGCCGGCCGAATCAATGACGATCTCGTCAAGTTTGCATCCAATCTCTACTGGAATGGCGGTCGAGAGCCGATCGACTTTCAGGGAATGACCCTGGAGGAACGGCAAGCGAAAGGCTGGGATGTCGGTTCGATCATTGCGGATCCGCGGTTCAGAGATCCGGAAAAGGGTGATTTTACGTTGCTTCCGGATTCACCGGCCTTCAAGATCGGTTTTGTGCCGTTCGATTACACCCAGGCAGGACTGGAGGGCGACGCCGAGTGGCGGAAAATTCCGGAGAGTTTTGAATATCCGCCGGTGGAATTTGCGCCGCCTCCTCCCCCGGCACCGCCGCTGGTGCTCGACGAATCGTTCGAGTTTATGCCTGCCGGCCGTCCACCGCTAGAAGGTCAGGCTATTTCGGAAAACCGCGGAGATGCCGTCGTTGTCACGACGGAGCGCGCCTCCGACGGTAAGAAGTCGCTGTTACTGCGAGATGCCGAAGGGTTGGCGAACGTCTTCAATCCGCACTGGATCGTTCGGCCGAATCATACAAACGGCGTTACCACTCTGCGATTCGACGTGTGGCTGGGACCTGGGGCCCTGCTGTTTCACGAATGGCGGACGTGGGACTCGGGGCCCTATCAGGTTGGACCGTCATTGTGGATCCGCGAGGGCCGATTGACCGTCGGCGGAAAGGAACTGGCCAAATTGCCGCTGGAGAGATGGATCACGCTGGAAATCATCTGCCCGGTGGGCAGCTCGGCGACCGGCAAATGGCAACTCCGGGTCGTCGGACCGGATGGTGAGGCCAGATTTCAGGACCTTCCCGTAGGCAGCCAGCAGTTTAAAGATCTCACATGGATCGGCTGGTGCAGCATGGCGCAAACGCCGACAAACATCTACATCGATCGGGTGATTCTCCAGAACCAGGTGCCGTGA
- a CDS encoding response regulator produces MIRVLVVDDSPGDRQWLAGLLARSSDYEVITAANGEEAIRLVAEYSPHVIVTDMLMPGMNGLELVAALRQAFPGLPVILVTAHGSEDLALEALRRGASSYVAKSWAARRLLPTVHQVAEAAVQRAKISRLNQYLQHCGFSFSLASDCQLLKPILNFVHGLLECLELDSGEITRINIALQEALSNAVFHGNLELSSALREEDEAQYFALAERRRKEPPYCNRRVYFRGELSRQKLEFVIRDEGPGFDPSVLPNPHDPESLECPCGRGLLLIYSFMDEVSFNERGNEIRLVKRLSEKGTPEQPVVGPRDAPEETPLR; encoded by the coding sequence ATGATCCGTGTCCTGGTTGTGGATGACTCGCCGGGTGATCGCCAGTGGCTGGCCGGTTTACTGGCCCGGTCGTCTGATTACGAGGTCATCACGGCGGCCAACGGCGAGGAGGCCATCCGTCTCGTCGCCGAGTATTCGCCCCATGTGATTGTGACCGACATGCTGATGCCGGGCATGAACGGGCTAGAACTGGTGGCCGCGCTACGGCAGGCTTTCCCCGGCCTGCCGGTCATCCTTGTGACGGCACACGGGAGTGAAGATCTGGCCCTGGAGGCCCTCCGACGTGGAGCCAGCAGTTATGTGGCAAAAAGCTGGGCAGCGCGGCGGCTCCTTCCCACCGTCCATCAGGTGGCGGAGGCGGCCGTCCAGCGTGCCAAGATTTCGCGACTCAACCAGTACCTCCAGCATTGTGGATTCAGCTTCAGCCTGGCGAGTGATTGTCAGCTTCTGAAACCGATTCTGAACTTTGTGCACGGCCTGCTGGAGTGCCTCGAGTTGGACAGCGGCGAAATCACGCGGATCAATATCGCCCTTCAGGAAGCCCTTTCCAACGCTGTCTTTCATGGCAATCTCGAGCTATCTTCGGCCCTTCGAGAAGAAGACGAGGCCCAGTATTTCGCACTAGCGGAGCGCCGCCGAAAAGAACCCCCTTACTGCAATCGGCGGGTCTATTTTCGCGGGGAACTCTCCCGCCAGAAGCTCGAGTTCGTCATTCGCGATGAGGGGCCAGGCTTTGATCCTTCCGTCCTGCCCAACCCTCACGATCCCGAATCCCTGGAATGTCCATGCGGCCGGGGACTGCTCCTCATCTATTCCTTCATGGACGAGGTCTCCTTCAACGAACGCGGCAATGAAATCCGGCTTGTCAAGCGGCTCTCTGAAAAAGGCACGCCAGAACAGCCGGTGGTCGGACCGCGGGACGCGCCGGAAGAGACGCCCCTCCGTTGA
- a CDS encoding response regulator yields MSSANDRMVDGTLPRQGRRRFRFTLWLVTGTVFVLGLAITVYVWRITVQREVGRIGGQFAGQLSAQVRDLEFNLRRAEEFVRFLAAFFASSEDVHREEFREFCHPQFEQFPAVDFVLWAPRVHSDELLAFLDLAENHGVLQLNLWEVAPSGEPRPLGSRPIYFPILYIEPSPLLDRLVGLDLFSLREWQPVLEGGCAAQPYRTFLLPKIGVLDPSQWQEKVGEEVAKSQGAVRKAAHAASKIPSDWLAQRWLVFATPVFHGTPVPAQPTDRMVQCQGVLVAVVDVEKLLQPLANWAFAENVSIVVEDGSSPGKPETLLEANVREKSQWEALQGVPRFERRIQLDDRDWRIRAEVSPEYLAARRGPGSWAVLITGALCSLLLSFYINLLGGRSIRTEELVAQRTWELLQVNKRLEEANRRLEEEIRFREKIERELRDSEALYASLVENLPVHVLRKDREGHFTFANSSFCRLLGLSKEEILGKTDFDFYPPDLASKYRRDDRRVMETGELFEDIEEYEKHGETRYVQVLKSPVHDALGQVIGVQVVFWDVTEKVAVQRALEKAKEAAEEASRAKSEFLANMSHEIRTPMNAILGMAQLLEQTPLSPEQREYIRIIRESGDTLLALINSILDFSKIEAGRLELDAVEFSLREVVGDTMKALAVRAHRKQLELACRIAAEVPDQLVGDPMRLRQVLINLVDNAIKFTEQGEVVVEVVPKERQEREAVLEFVVRDTGIGIPREKQKRIFEAFEQADQSMTRRYGGTGLGLAICQRLVNLMGGQIELESEPGRGSTFRFTARFQIPSAAPAAPPTPELDTFGTRQILVVDDHATNRRILAEMLASWGLEAVLAASGAEALKIMEQAEHAPPPVVITDVRMPQMDGYQLVAELRKRYPADKVAIIVLSSEDRPGDTELFRRMDVAGVLRKPVKQSELYNVLAEVLGLQFRPATPVTIPPSFPELSPLRVLLVEDSPFNQKVAIGLLEKHGHHVTTVSNGKEALEALADGEFDLILMDIQMPEMDGLTATKEIRAREARLGLPRIPIIAMTAHALKGDREQALSAGMDGYIAKPFIAAEFFQTIADVIHEVRGVHVGETQVMPVIDSTAAGQTVRADTQGPSRASDKTIAETSSVPISSAPSPKALVDWQHALRSAGGDPDLLRELIVTFREDMPRQLQALEEALERRDWSTARRAAHTLGGAFRHFGAKTAAEVAYELEKTFKEFETGGVPSVEAFGKTDREADCSARLQRLRDLLQQVLNELGQGENIPRLVSSRKEPSPGNAASET; encoded by the coding sequence ATGTCTTCTGCGAATGACAGGATGGTGGACGGGACCCTCCCGCGGCAAGGCCGTCGACGGTTCCGGTTCACCCTGTGGCTGGTCACGGGCACCGTCTTTGTGCTCGGTCTGGCAATCACCGTCTATGTCTGGCGGATCACGGTCCAGCGGGAAGTTGGCCGCATCGGTGGACAGTTTGCCGGTCAGCTCTCCGCACAGGTGCGGGACCTGGAATTCAACCTCCGGCGGGCGGAGGAGTTCGTGCGGTTCCTCGCCGCTTTTTTCGCCTCCTCGGAAGATGTGCATAGAGAAGAATTTCGCGAATTTTGCCACCCCCAATTTGAGCAGTTCCCGGCCGTGGATTTCGTCCTCTGGGCTCCCCGGGTGCACAGCGATGAGCTGCTCGCGTTCTTGGATTTGGCAGAAAACCATGGCGTCCTGCAACTGAACCTATGGGAAGTGGCGCCCAGCGGTGAACCGCGTCCCCTGGGCAGCCGACCGATCTATTTTCCCATCCTCTATATCGAGCCGAGTCCTTTGCTGGACCGGCTTGTAGGATTGGATCTGTTTTCCCTGCGTGAATGGCAACCGGTGCTGGAGGGAGGGTGTGCTGCCCAACCCTATCGCACGTTTTTGCTGCCCAAAATTGGCGTTCTTGACCCATCCCAGTGGCAGGAGAAAGTCGGCGAGGAGGTGGCGAAGTCGCAGGGGGCGGTCAGGAAGGCGGCACACGCCGCGTCAAAAATCCCTTCCGACTGGCTTGCCCAACGATGGTTGGTTTTTGCCACGCCGGTATTCCATGGGACGCCGGTGCCCGCCCAACCCACAGACCGAATGGTGCAGTGTCAGGGCGTGCTGGTTGCGGTGGTGGACGTGGAAAAACTGCTCCAGCCCCTGGCCAACTGGGCCTTTGCCGAGAACGTGTCGATCGTGGTGGAAGATGGCTCCTCGCCGGGCAAACCGGAAACACTGCTGGAGGCGAATGTCCGCGAGAAAAGCCAATGGGAAGCTCTTCAGGGAGTACCCCGGTTTGAGCGGCGGATCCAGCTTGATGATCGGGATTGGCGGATTCGGGCGGAAGTTTCCCCGGAGTATCTGGCGGCGCGTCGGGGGCCAGGATCGTGGGCCGTCCTGATCACCGGCGCCTTGTGTTCGCTGCTTCTGTCGTTTTACATCAACCTTTTGGGAGGGCGTTCCATCCGTACGGAAGAGCTTGTGGCGCAGCGGACGTGGGAGCTCCTGCAGGTCAATAAGCGTTTGGAAGAGGCCAATCGGCGATTGGAGGAAGAGATCCGCTTTCGCGAGAAGATCGAGCGGGAACTCCGGGATTCGGAAGCTCTGTATGCATCGCTTGTGGAAAATCTTCCCGTGCATGTGTTGCGCAAAGATCGGGAGGGTCACTTCACGTTCGCCAACAGCTCGTTCTGCCGGCTTCTGGGATTGTCCAAGGAGGAAATTCTTGGCAAGACGGATTTCGACTTTTATCCTCCGGATCTGGCCTCAAAGTACCGCCGTGACGATCGCCGCGTGATGGAAACCGGTGAACTGTTCGAAGACATCGAGGAATACGAGAAGCACGGCGAAACGCGGTATGTTCAGGTGCTCAAGTCGCCCGTCCACGACGCCCTGGGGCAGGTTATTGGCGTTCAGGTGGTGTTCTGGGATGTGACGGAAAAGGTGGCGGTGCAACGGGCTCTGGAAAAGGCGAAGGAGGCGGCGGAGGAAGCCAGCCGCGCGAAAAGTGAATTCCTCGCCAATATGAGTCACGAGATCCGCACTCCCATGAATGCCATCCTGGGCATGGCGCAGCTTCTCGAGCAGACTCCTCTCAGTCCCGAGCAGCGCGAGTACATCCGCATCATCCGCGAATCGGGCGATACCCTCCTCGCCCTGATTAACAGCATTTTGGATTTCTCCAAGATCGAAGCCGGCCGCCTGGAGCTGGATGCCGTGGAGTTCTCTCTCCGCGAGGTGGTGGGCGACACCATGAAGGCCCTGGCGGTGCGGGCTCACAGAAAACAGCTCGAGCTGGCCTGTCGCATCGCTGCTGAGGTGCCCGATCAGCTCGTGGGAGATCCCATGCGACTTCGCCAGGTCCTCATCAACCTGGTGGATAACGCCATCAAATTCACCGAGCAGGGCGAGGTGGTGGTGGAGGTTGTCCCCAAAGAACGCCAGGAGCGCGAGGCGGTCCTCGAGTTCGTTGTGCGGGACACGGGGATTGGAATCCCGCGGGAAAAGCAAAAGCGGATTTTCGAGGCGTTCGAGCAGGCCGATCAAAGCATGACGCGGCGCTACGGCGGGACCGGCCTGGGGCTCGCCATTTGTCAGCGGCTGGTCAATCTGATGGGCGGCCAGATTGAACTGGAGAGTGAACCCGGCCGTGGCAGCACATTTCGCTTTACCGCGCGTTTTCAAATCCCCAGCGCTGCCCCCGCTGCCCCGCCCACGCCCGAACTGGATACTTTCGGCACACGGCAAATCCTGGTGGTGGACGATCACGCCACCAATCGAAGAATCTTGGCCGAGATGCTCGCAAGCTGGGGTCTGGAAGCCGTTCTGGCGGCGTCAGGTGCCGAGGCCTTAAAGATCATGGAGCAGGCAGAGCATGCCCCGCCACCCGTCGTCATCACCGACGTGCGGATGCCGCAGATGGACGGTTATCAGCTTGTGGCGGAACTCCGCAAACGGTATCCCGCCGACAAAGTGGCAATTATTGTGCTCAGCTCAGAAGATCGGCCGGGCGATACAGAACTTTTCCGACGGATGGACGTGGCTGGGGTGCTCCGCAAGCCCGTCAAACAGTCCGAGCTTTACAACGTGCTGGCGGAGGTCCTGGGACTTCAATTTCGGCCGGCCACCCCCGTGACGATTCCCCCCAGTTTTCCCGAGTTGTCCCCCTTACGGGTACTCCTGGTCGAGGACAGTCCCTTCAATCAAAAGGTGGCGATCGGGCTCCTGGAGAAGCACGGTCACCACGTGACCACAGTCTCCAATGGGAAAGAGGCCCTCGAGGCGCTCGCCGATGGCGAGTTCGATTTGATCCTCATGGATATTCAGATGCCGGAGATGGATGGGCTGACCGCCACAAAGGAAATCCGTGCCCGCGAAGCGCGTTTGGGACTGCCCCGAATTCCTATCATCGCCATGACGGCGCACGCCCTGAAAGGGGATCGGGAACAGGCGCTCAGCGCCGGGATGGATGGCTACATCGCCAAGCCGTTCATCGCAGCGGAGTTTTTCCAGACCATCGCCGACGTCATTCACGAGGTCCGTGGGGTCCACGTGGGAGAAACGCAGGTGATGCCGGTGATAGACAGCACGGCAGCAGGGCAAACCGTGAGGGCCGACACGCAAGGACCGTCTCGGGCTTCCGACAAAACAATTGCAGAGACATCGTCGGTGCCCATAAGCAGCGCTCCGTCGCCCAAAGCACTGGTGGATTGGCAGCACGCGCTGCGGTCCGCGGGGGGCGATCCCGATTTGCTCCGCGAGCTGATCGTGACATTCCGCGAAGACATGCCCCGGCAATTGCAGGCGCTGGAAGAAGCCCTGGAAAGGCGGGATTGGTCCACCGCCCGACGAGCCGCCCATACTCTCGGAGGTGCTTTCCGCCATTTTGGGGCGAAAACGGCTGCCGAGGTGGCCTACGAGCTGGAGAAAACTTTCAAGGAATTCGAGACAGGTGGGGTACCATCGGTGGAAGCATTCGGAAAAACCGACCGTGAGGCGGATTGCTCCGCGCGGTTGCAGCGATTGCGGGATTTGCTCCAGCAGGTCTTGAATGAACTCGGCCAGGGCGAAAATATCCCAAGGTTGGTTTCCTCAAGAAAGGAGCCATCTCCAGGGAACGCGGCCTCCGAGACTTGA